TTCTTTCTTCTTTATAGTAGTTTATATCCATATGTTAAGAGGTTTATATTTTGGATCATACCAAAAACCAAATGCAATGTTATGGGTAAGTGGAGTAGTAATTTTTTTATTATTAATTATTACTGGATTTTTAGGTTATGTATTACCTTGGGGTCAAATGAGTTATTGGGCAGCAACAGTAATTACAAATCTAGTAACAGTATTACCAGTAATTGGAGAAGATATCGTAATATGGTTATGGGGAGGATTTAATGTAGATAATCCTACATTAAATAGATTTTTCTCATTACATTATTTATGTCCATTTATAATCGTAGGATTAGTTGGATTACATATTATATTTTTACGAGAAAATGGTTCAACAAATCCATTAGGAGTAAAATCACATGTAGACCAAATTCCTTTTACACCTTATTTTACAATAAAAGATTTATTTTCATTTATGATCTTTTTAGTATTATTTTTTACATTTGTATTCTTTGCACCAAATTATTTAGGTCATCCAGATAATTATTTAATGGCAGATTCAAATGTAACCCCAGCACATATTGTACCTGAATGGTATTTATTACCATTTTATGCAATGTTAAGATCTATTCCTAATAAAGTCTTAGGAGTATTAGCATTAGTC
This Dictyostelium discoideum mitochondrion, complete genome DNA region includes the following protein-coding sequences:
- the cytb gene encoding cytochrome b, translated to MRLVKKNVVINGIYEAGVRYPEPANISYLWNFGFFSLICLIIQLVSGILLAMHYSAHVDLAFNSIERLVREVDYGWLLRYIHANGASFFFIVVYIHMLRGLYFGSYQKPNAMLWVSGVVIFLLLIITGFLGYVLPWGQMSYWAATVITNLVTVLPVIGEDIVIWLWGGFNVDNPTLNRFFSLHYLCPFIIVGLVGLHIIFLRENGSTNPLGVKSHVDQIPFTPYFTIKDLFSFMIFLVLFFTFVFFAPNYLGHPDNYLMADSNVTPAHIVPEWYLLPFYAMLRSIPNKVLGVLALVLAIVVLAFLPFLTIAEVRSSYFRKIHKHLFWSFLALCFFLGFLGSQPAAAPYLICGLYSTIAYFIYILVLFPCIYIVEKMIIKTIMKTTVKKA